In Prosthecobacter sp. SYSU 5D2, one genomic interval encodes:
- a CDS encoding Amuc_1098 family type IV pilus outer membrane protein, with amino-acid sequence MAGGSLLFPCFSVAGESTFALAEKEIQRRAETVSSREMLLPEAETLLRKGETAAALKIYEEVYTGLPDVPLAQEARALALDGYVRSGLVRAQELTTAGDYPGATALLDRLDSQGVAKGDKRISRMRALFSDPDRYPPALTPGHVARVAEVKTLLELGNSQREIGEYDKSLLTFEEVLRLDPYNSAARLGMQKTEADRTRYLDAAKDHTRSKMLNDVSGAWENPVAVSRTDVSSLFNGSGTTGIATGIRGGREAIQQKLRDLKIARIDFSGASLQEVVEYLRVRSRDLDPAGRGIDFVISLPPDFPSRPISLNLIEVPLEEVLRYVAEIAGLSYRVEEFAVRLVTAASGSSVIITKTYRVPPDFITRTPVGAEAPATADPFANTSSAPTSGLGFRRMGAQEYLQSYGILFGEGASATYSAVSGTLMVRNTASNLELVDNLVEQALTRSPKQVIIDVKLMDVGEDRLTELGFDWLLGGGGVSNDQYVLGGGTPGNLGSALASQDFPFQNATTAVGANPVTAGLRSSADLGVQGVDGVLAGIVPSTARRSPGVLSVAGVLTTPQFQGVLRALDQKKGIDMTAQPSVITRTGQQASLEIIRELIYPTEFDPPQIPTTVGNTTLVDAVTGALIPLPLPPAVITPTTPTAFEMRRTGVVLNVTPEISEDGKSVDLTLNPEFTDFTGFVNYGSPINTVTDGEFFELTPNLIFQPVFDSKRIVTSVKVWDGATVVLGGVITDREELIDDKVPVMGDLPFIGRFFKSTVKQRRLRNVVMFVSVRVVDPSGARINPDQ; translated from the coding sequence ATGGCCGGTGGCAGCCTTCTTTTCCCCTGCTTTTCAGTGGCGGGCGAATCTACTTTTGCCCTGGCTGAAAAGGAAATTCAGAGGCGTGCTGAAACCGTGTCCTCACGTGAGATGCTCCTGCCTGAGGCTGAAACCCTCCTGCGCAAAGGGGAAACCGCTGCCGCCTTAAAGATCTACGAAGAGGTCTATACCGGCCTCCCGGATGTACCATTGGCCCAGGAAGCCAGGGCTCTTGCCCTGGATGGCTATGTGCGTTCCGGTCTTGTCCGTGCCCAGGAACTGACCACTGCCGGTGATTATCCCGGCGCTACGGCTCTGCTCGACAGGCTGGACAGCCAGGGCGTGGCGAAAGGGGACAAACGCATCTCCCGGATGAGGGCCCTCTTTAGTGACCCGGACCGCTATCCTCCTGCCCTTACTCCTGGCCATGTAGCGCGCGTGGCTGAAGTGAAGACCTTGCTGGAACTCGGAAATTCCCAACGGGAAATCGGTGAGTATGACAAATCCCTCCTGACCTTTGAAGAGGTACTTCGGCTGGACCCCTACAATTCTGCCGCCCGCCTGGGGATGCAGAAAACAGAAGCTGACCGCACCCGCTACCTGGATGCGGCCAAAGATCACACGCGCAGCAAAATGCTCAATGACGTCAGCGGAGCTTGGGAAAATCCGGTTGCGGTGAGCAGAACTGATGTGTCCAGCCTGTTCAACGGCAGCGGGACCACGGGCATTGCCACCGGCATTCGTGGCGGGCGGGAAGCCATCCAGCAGAAACTCAGGGACCTGAAAATTGCCCGCATTGACTTCAGCGGTGCTTCTTTGCAGGAAGTCGTGGAGTATCTGCGCGTTCGCTCCAGGGATCTTGACCCTGCAGGCCGTGGCATTGATTTTGTCATCAGCCTGCCGCCTGATTTTCCCTCCCGGCCTATTTCCCTGAACTTGATTGAGGTGCCGCTGGAGGAAGTCCTTCGTTATGTGGCTGAGATTGCCGGATTGAGTTACCGGGTGGAAGAGTTTGCAGTGCGCCTTGTCACCGCTGCATCCGGCTCATCTGTCATCATCACCAAGACCTACCGGGTTCCGCCGGACTTCATCACCCGGACGCCGGTGGGCGCTGAGGCGCCCGCCACGGCAGATCCTTTCGCCAATACCAGCAGCGCCCCGACATCCGGTCTTGGGTTCCGGCGCATGGGTGCCCAGGAGTATTTACAAAGCTATGGCATCCTTTTTGGAGAAGGAGCAAGTGCTACTTATAGTGCTGTCAGTGGCACTCTCATGGTGCGCAACACTGCCAGCAATCTGGAACTGGTGGACAATCTTGTTGAGCAGGCCCTCACCCGCTCTCCGAAGCAGGTCATCATTGATGTCAAATTGATGGATGTTGGCGAAGACCGTCTGACAGAACTTGGTTTTGACTGGCTTCTGGGCGGTGGCGGCGTCTCCAATGACCAATATGTACTCGGCGGCGGCACTCCGGGAAATCTCGGTTCAGCCTTAGCTTCCCAGGACTTTCCATTTCAGAATGCCACGACGGCGGTCGGTGCCAATCCGGTTACTGCAGGATTGCGGTCCTCGGCTGATTTAGGGGTGCAAGGTGTGGATGGCGTGCTTGCAGGCATTGTTCCCTCCACTGCCAGGCGCTCACCGGGCGTTCTTTCCGTGGCTGGTGTTCTTACCACCCCGCAGTTCCAGGGGGTGCTCCGGGCACTGGATCAGAAAAAAGGCATTGATATGACCGCGCAGCCCAGCGTCATCACCCGCACCGGGCAGCAGGCCAGTTTGGAGATTATCCGCGAGTTGATCTATCCCACCGAGTTTGATCCGCCCCAGATCCCGACCACCGTTGGAAATACGACTTTGGTAGATGCGGTTACCGGTGCCTTGATTCCCCTGCCTCTGCCCCCGGCTGTCATCACTCCGACCACACCGACAGCTTTCGAAATGCGCCGCACCGGAGTCGTCTTGAACGTGACGCCTGAAATCTCCGAAGACGGCAAATCGGTGGACCTCACACTGAACCCGGAGTTTACCGATTTCACTGGCTTTGTGAACTATGGCTCACCCATCAATACAGTGACGGATGGTGAATTTTTTGAACTGACACCCAATCTGATCTTCCAGCCGGTGTTCGACAGCAAAAGGATCGTGACTTCGGTCAAGGTCTGGGATGGTGCCACAGTGGTCCTTGGCGGAGTTATCACAGATCGTGAAGAACTCATTGATGACAAAGTACCCGTCATGGGGGATCTGCCCTTCATTGGCCGGTTTTTCAAAAGCACCGTGAAGCAGCGCCGCTTGCGCAATGTGGTCATGTTTGTCAGCGTTCGTGTAGTGGACCCCTCCGGGGCACGGATCAATCCGGATCAGTAA
- a CDS encoding rhodanese-like domain-containing protein, whose amino-acid sequence MTALPPLSPETTLSQVLQSYPGAQRALFARYHIGGCSSCAFSPSETLAQLCQRNENLDVQEVIAHIQDSHQGDATLQISPADFVELRKITPDLAILDVRTREEHEAVTLPGARLMTQELVQEAFSAWDKNAPLILYDHTGSRSLDAVAYFIGHGFTNARCLAGGIDAYSQQVDPSLPRYKVEIEA is encoded by the coding sequence ATGACCGCCCTGCCTCCGCTTTCTCCAGAAACCACCCTCTCCCAGGTCCTGCAATCCTACCCGGGAGCCCAGCGCGCCCTCTTCGCCCGCTACCACATCGGCGGCTGCAGCAGTTGTGCCTTCAGCCCGTCTGAAACCCTCGCCCAGCTCTGCCAGCGCAATGAGAACCTGGATGTTCAGGAAGTCATCGCCCACATCCAGGACAGCCACCAGGGCGATGCCACCCTGCAAATCTCCCCCGCCGACTTCGTAGAACTCCGCAAAATCACCCCGGATCTGGCCATCCTGGACGTACGCACCCGCGAGGAACACGAGGCCGTCACCCTCCCCGGGGCCCGGCTGATGACGCAGGAACTCGTGCAGGAAGCCTTTTCTGCCTGGGATAAAAACGCGCCGCTGATCCTCTACGACCACACCGGCTCCCGCTCCCTGGATGCCGTCGCCTACTTCATCGGCCACGGTTTTACCAACGCCCGCTGCCTGGCCGGCGGCATTGATGCTTACAGCCAGCAGGTGGACCCTTCCCTGCCCCGCTACAAAGTTGAGATCGAAGCATGA
- a CDS encoding FAD-dependent oxidoreductase codes for MHEAPSRHFDIAIIGGGFAGVYCAQQVLKRVRGQSLRVGIIASENHMVFQPMLPEVVGGSLSPQHVVNPIRMICEAADVLKGEVTSIDLESRVLTLNGGKFSPTVTVTFDHLMLAPGAGVDLSRIPGMSEHAYLMRTVGDAMKLRAAIISRMEEANLITKHAQRKEMLSFVVVGGGYSGVETAGQIQDLIAGVLRYYDNIRADEPSVTLVHSGERLLSMLGPGLGDYTRRCLEKMGVNLVFNKRVRAVTARTVQLNDGSTLTSNLVVCTVGNAPHPILQALGAAGVVPLERGKVVVEATGQVKGVEKVWAAGDCAAFPKSDGGLCPETAQFAMRQGSLIGDNMVASLHDRPLKPFKFTGLGELATIGHRKAVAMVMGLRFSGLLAWFMWRSIYLMKLPGLDRKLRVMTEWTFEMFFPRDINLLTPSFSSPLGEMHLEKGDSLFRSGEPAQSLYAVKKGCVEITDASGQLVKSAVAGEHFGERALLGDGIWRFDATAKEPSSLVAIDGGTFKTLVKSIGSLDSLFRSTAQQYHLPEEIQQTVAAMPEATRMSTAGEVMTRKVTSLLAEQTVQDAVAEFQAHPHSTYPVTEDGRVIGLLRRSIAYDWLKNRGLSNQDALKNLPLTTPFCVRADMPVPELVQTLMRTGVSKAVVVDNEQKLLGMVTVFDLLKGVR; via the coding sequence ATGCACGAAGCTCCCTCACGACATTTTGACATTGCCATCATTGGGGGCGGGTTTGCGGGGGTGTATTGTGCGCAGCAGGTGCTCAAACGGGTGCGGGGGCAGTCTCTGCGGGTGGGCATCATCGCCAGTGAAAACCACATGGTCTTCCAGCCGATGCTGCCGGAGGTGGTGGGCGGCTCGCTCTCCCCGCAGCATGTGGTGAATCCCATCCGCATGATCTGCGAGGCGGCGGATGTGCTGAAAGGGGAGGTCACAAGTATTGACCTGGAAAGCCGTGTGCTGACCCTGAATGGAGGCAAGTTCAGCCCGACAGTGACGGTGACCTTTGACCACCTGATGCTGGCTCCCGGGGCCGGGGTGGACCTGAGCCGCATCCCCGGTATGTCCGAGCATGCCTACCTCATGCGCACCGTGGGGGATGCCATGAAGCTGCGCGCGGCCATCATCAGCCGCATGGAGGAGGCCAACCTCATCACCAAGCATGCCCAGCGGAAGGAGATGCTGTCGTTTGTGGTCGTAGGCGGCGGGTATTCGGGGGTGGAGACGGCGGGGCAGATCCAGGATCTGATCGCTGGTGTTTTACGATATTATGATAATATCCGCGCGGATGAACCGAGCGTGACCCTGGTCCATAGCGGCGAGCGATTGCTCAGTATGCTCGGCCCTGGCCTGGGGGACTACACCCGCCGCTGCCTGGAAAAGATGGGGGTGAACCTGGTCTTTAACAAACGCGTGCGGGCGGTCACGGCGCGGACGGTGCAGCTCAATGATGGCAGCACGCTGACCTCCAACCTCGTGGTCTGCACCGTCGGCAATGCGCCGCATCCCATCCTTCAGGCACTCGGGGCTGCAGGCGTGGTGCCGCTGGAGCGGGGGAAGGTGGTCGTGGAGGCCACGGGCCAGGTGAAGGGCGTGGAAAAAGTGTGGGCGGCGGGGGATTGCGCAGCCTTCCCCAAGTCGGATGGTGGCCTATGCCCGGAAACGGCCCAGTTTGCCATGCGGCAGGGGTCTTTGATCGGGGATAACATGGTGGCCAGCCTCCATGACCGGCCTTTGAAGCCGTTTAAATTTACCGGCCTGGGCGAGCTGGCTACCATTGGCCATCGCAAGGCCGTGGCCATGGTCATGGGCCTGCGTTTTTCCGGCCTGCTGGCCTGGTTCATGTGGCGCAGCATTTATCTCATGAAGCTCCCGGGGCTGGATCGCAAGCTGCGCGTCATGACCGAGTGGACCTTTGAGATGTTCTTCCCCCGCGACATCAACTTGCTCACGCCCAGCTTCTCCTCGCCATTGGGAGAGATGCATCTGGAAAAGGGCGATTCGCTGTTCCGATCCGGCGAGCCTGCGCAGTCGCTCTATGCGGTGAAAAAGGGCTGCGTGGAGATCACAGATGCCAGCGGTCAGCTGGTGAAGTCAGCGGTGGCAGGGGAACATTTCGGCGAACGTGCTTTGTTAGGCGACGGCATCTGGCGCTTCGATGCCACGGCCAAGGAGCCCAGTTCCCTCGTGGCCATTGATGGAGGGACTTTTAAAACGCTAGTCAAAAGTATCGGCTCCCTGGACAGCCTGTTCCGCTCCACCGCCCAGCAGTATCATCTGCCGGAGGAGATCCAGCAAACCGTGGCCGCGATGCCGGAGGCGACGCGGATGTCCACCGCCGGTGAGGTAATGACGCGCAAGGTCACCTCCCTGCTGGCGGAGCAGACGGTGCAGGATGCGGTGGCGGAGTTTCAGGCACATCCGCACAGCACCTATCCCGTGACGGAAGATGGCCGGGTCATTGGATTGTTGAGGCGCTCCATCGCCTATGACTGGCTGAAGAACCGGGGCCTCAGCAACCAGGATGCGTTGAAGAACCTGCCGCTGACCACGCCCTTCTGCGTGCGGGCTGACATGCCCGTGCCGGAGCTGGTTCAGACACTGATGCGCACCGGTGTGAGCAAGGCGGTGGTGGTAGATAATGAGCAAAAGCTGTTAGGCATGGTGACCGTCTTTGATCTGCTTAAGGGCGTTCGGTGA
- the glgA gene encoding glycogen synthase, with product MKSLFLTNEYPPHIYGGAGVHVEYLTRELAKLMEVEVRCFGDQDSTEPNLKVKGVGLDMEGWNCPPNLKSVFGAVQRCLDFNTEKVDAQVVHLHTWYAHFGGILAKMNYGLPMVLTVHSLEPLRPWKREQLGGGYDFTVWLEKTALEMADAVIAVSEETKSDLLRFFPLDPHKIHVIHNGIDPDEYHRVEAPEVLRKHGVDPEVPYVLFVGRIARQKGIVHLVKAIEKMDPGYQVVLCAGAPDTPEIAAEMQAAVAHAQEKRGGIVWIQAMLPVQEKIAMYSHASVFCCPSIYEPFGIINLEAMACETAVVASAVGGIKEVVVPGETGILVPLDQQTESPFEALHPDRFAADLAEGINSLMADPEKCRRMALAGRKRAVDRFSWTSIAVRTKALYDTLVKA from the coding sequence ATGAAGTCCCTTTTCCTCACCAACGAATACCCGCCTCACATTTACGGAGGGGCCGGGGTGCATGTGGAATATCTGACCCGCGAGCTGGCCAAGCTCATGGAAGTGGAAGTGAGGTGCTTTGGCGACCAGGACAGCACTGAGCCTAACCTGAAGGTCAAAGGCGTGGGCCTGGACATGGAAGGCTGGAACTGCCCGCCGAATCTGAAATCCGTCTTTGGGGCCGTGCAGCGCTGCCTGGATTTCAATACTGAAAAAGTGGATGCCCAGGTGGTGCACCTGCATACTTGGTATGCCCACTTCGGCGGCATCCTGGCCAAGATGAACTACGGCCTGCCAATGGTCCTCACCGTACATTCTCTGGAGCCTCTGCGCCCTTGGAAGCGGGAGCAGCTTGGCGGCGGCTACGACTTCACCGTCTGGTTGGAAAAGACCGCGCTGGAAATGGCGGATGCGGTCATCGCCGTCTCGGAAGAGACCAAGAGCGACCTGCTGCGCTTCTTTCCGCTGGATCCGCATAAGATCCACGTCATTCACAACGGCATTGATCCGGATGAATACCACCGCGTGGAGGCTCCTGAGGTCCTGCGCAAGCATGGGGTGGACCCGGAGGTGCCGTATGTGCTGTTTGTGGGCCGCATCGCCAGGCAAAAGGGCATCGTCCATCTGGTGAAGGCCATTGAGAAGATGGACCCGGGATATCAGGTCGTCCTCTGTGCCGGCGCGCCGGACACGCCGGAGATCGCGGCAGAAATGCAGGCCGCCGTCGCACACGCCCAGGAAAAGCGGGGCGGCATTGTCTGGATTCAGGCCATGCTTCCGGTCCAGGAAAAGATCGCCATGTATTCTCATGCATCGGTCTTTTGCTGCCCGTCCATTTATGAGCCTTTTGGCATCATCAACCTGGAAGCCATGGCCTGTGAAACAGCCGTGGTCGCCAGCGCGGTGGGCGGTATCAAAGAAGTCGTCGTACCTGGGGAAACTGGCATCCTTGTGCCTTTGGACCAGCAGACGGAAAGCCCTTTTGAAGCGCTTCATCCGGACCGGTTCGCCGCTGATCTGGCGGAAGGAATCAACAGCCTCATGGCCGATCCTGAAAAATGCCGCCGAATGGCCCTGGCCGGCCGCAAGCGTGCCGTGGACCGCTTTAGCTGGACAAGCATCGCCGTGCGTACCAAGGCCCTGTACGACACCCTGGTGAAAGCCTGA
- a CDS encoding Rid family detoxifying hydrolase gives MELINNAADVPAAVGPYSQAVRANGFLFCSGQIPINPATGKIEATEVEGQTRQVLANIKALLASQGLELNYVVKATVFLQSMADFPKVNALYEEAFSGHKPARSTVQVAALPLGALVEIEVIVELP, from the coding sequence ATGGAACTCATCAACAACGCTGCTGACGTGCCCGCTGCGGTCGGGCCTTATTCCCAGGCTGTCCGTGCCAACGGTTTCCTGTTCTGCTCCGGCCAGATTCCCATTAATCCGGCCACAGGCAAGATTGAAGCGACCGAAGTGGAAGGGCAGACGCGGCAGGTGCTGGCCAACATCAAGGCCCTGCTTGCGAGCCAGGGGCTGGAGCTGAACTACGTCGTCAAAGCCACCGTCTTTTTGCAAAGCATGGCGGACTTCCCGAAAGTGAACGCACTGTATGAAGAGGCTTTCAGCGGTCACAAGCCTGCCAGATCCACCGTCCAGGTCGCCGCGCTGCCGCTCGGCGCCCTGGTGGAGATTGAGGTGATCGTAGAACTCCCCTGA
- a CDS encoding sulfatase-like hydrolase/transferase: MTVRHLLLALVLSSAAGSLSAAPKPPNILFIFTDDHSYKTLSCYLEAMPGVRTPAMDALAASGVRFSHAYMGAWCMPSRATMLTGRHPHGIESMRMSGKYPGSEYDPKLTPFFPAEFRKNGYQTAHIGKWHTGTDAGYGRDWDYQIVWNRPKYPENAGAYYTGQILEVNGVKADAPNPDYSTDNYTKWAAEYIRGEHRAADKPWYLWLCYGGVHGPTTPAKRHKGLHKEDKVTVPADILGPRPGKPDYLNDTQAWRKDKEGRIVPQKSGKTFGDNAKKARPYEDHIHQLSDCVQSLDEGVAEVMKALRESGQLENTLVVLTADQGFATGEHGLRTKLAPYDAAYRSPLIVSMPGTVAAGKVCTKPVNGTDLVATFSAMAGIPLPWEVHGRDITPLLKEPETAAWPYPCYYEGTGNLYGSDVTQVMKTDAKEAAYHNVPWYAALNDGQYKYIRYLTPGETEELYNLQADPEELTNLADEPAHLATLEKLRAAAVAELRRTSAGYAELLPPSRQMQAAAEKN; encoded by the coding sequence ATGACTGTACGTCACCTCCTTCTGGCCCTGGTTTTGTCATCCGCCGCAGGCAGCCTTTCCGCTGCGCCGAAGCCGCCTAACATTCTGTTCATCTTCACAGATGACCACTCCTACAAGACGCTGTCCTGCTACCTGGAGGCCATGCCTGGCGTGCGCACCCCGGCCATGGATGCGCTGGCCGCCAGCGGAGTGCGCTTCAGCCATGCTTATATGGGGGCCTGGTGCATGCCCTCCCGCGCCACAATGCTGACCGGCAGGCATCCTCACGGCATTGAGTCCATGCGCATGAGCGGCAAGTATCCGGGCAGCGAATACGATCCGAAGCTGACACCTTTCTTTCCGGCTGAGTTCCGCAAAAACGGCTATCAGACAGCCCACATTGGCAAGTGGCACACGGGGACGGATGCCGGCTATGGGCGGGACTGGGATTACCAGATCGTCTGGAACCGGCCGAAGTATCCTGAGAATGCCGGGGCCTACTACACGGGGCAGATTTTGGAGGTGAATGGGGTGAAGGCGGATGCGCCGAACCCTGACTACTCCACGGATAATTATACGAAGTGGGCGGCGGAATACATCCGGGGGGAGCACCGGGCGGCGGATAAGCCGTGGTATCTGTGGCTGTGCTATGGCGGGGTGCATGGCCCGACGACGCCGGCGAAAAGGCACAAAGGTCTGCACAAGGAGGACAAAGTGACCGTCCCGGCGGATATTTTGGGCCCGCGTCCAGGCAAGCCTGACTATCTCAACGACACCCAGGCCTGGAGGAAAGACAAAGAGGGCCGCATCGTCCCGCAGAAGAGCGGGAAGACCTTTGGCGACAATGCCAAGAAGGCCCGCCCCTATGAAGACCATATCCATCAGCTCAGTGACTGCGTGCAGTCCCTGGATGAGGGGGTGGCGGAGGTGATGAAGGCGCTGAGGGAAAGCGGGCAGCTGGAGAATACCCTGGTGGTATTGACCGCAGACCAGGGCTTTGCCACCGGGGAGCACGGACTGCGCACCAAGCTTGCTCCGTATGATGCTGCCTATCGCAGCCCGCTCATTGTCTCCATGCCGGGGACGGTGGCTGCTGGGAAGGTGTGCACGAAGCCGGTGAACGGAACGGATCTGGTGGCGACCTTTAGCGCCATGGCGGGCATCCCGCTGCCGTGGGAGGTGCATGGGCGGGACATCACGCCTTTACTTAAAGAGCCAGAGACTGCCGCCTGGCCGTATCCCTGCTATTATGAGGGAACAGGAAATCTGTACGGCAGCGATGTGACGCAGGTTATGAAGACCGATGCCAAGGAGGCCGCCTACCACAACGTTCCCTGGTATGCAGCGCTCAATGACGGGCAGTATAAATACATCCGTTACCTGACCCCCGGAGAGACAGAGGAACTCTACAACCTGCAGGCTGACCCGGAGGAGCTGACCAACCTGGCGGACGAGCCAGCGCATCTTGCCACCCTGGAAAAACTGCGTGCTGCGGCGGTGGCGGAACTGCGCCGCACGAGTGCGGGTTATGCAGAACTGCTGCCTCCAAGCCGCCAGATGCAGGCAGCAGCGGAGAAGAACTGA
- a CDS encoding class I SAM-dependent rRNA methyltransferase, which translates to MPTLSIQPRARIFHGHVWVYATEIKGRFGEPKPGDVVQLQDARGKPMGSAIYNPQSQISARLFSYRRQDLDLDFFTRRIERALKVRTDAGVDTALCRVVWSESDGLPGVIVDRYGDYLVLQTLTLAMAQRQDLIIQALVQIFSPKGIVQRNEGGVRKAEGLEQIKGAVFGEAPAPFIVRHEGSAFHADLIEGQKTGLYLDQLDNYQHAAKLAKGRRVLDCFSNQGGFAQACALAGAVEVTAVDISESATEQAKKNAEISGAKVNFIAANCFDFLKAQETAAATYDLIILDPPSFTKTKAKVQDAMRGYKEIHLRSLKMLQPGGILATFSCSHHVSSGEFHASIRDAAVDARKTLRRIAVYTQRPDHPILATIPETEYLVGYAYEVIAAW; encoded by the coding sequence ATGCCCACACTCTCCATCCAGCCTCGCGCACGCATTTTCCACGGTCATGTCTGGGTCTATGCCACCGAGATCAAAGGCCGCTTCGGCGAGCCCAAGCCGGGGGATGTCGTCCAGCTCCAGGATGCGCGTGGCAAGCCGATGGGCAGCGCCATTTACAATCCGCAGTCGCAGATCAGCGCCCGGCTTTTCTCGTACCGCCGCCAGGACCTGGACCTCGACTTCTTCACCCGCCGCATCGAACGTGCGCTGAAAGTCCGCACGGATGCGGGCGTGGACACGGCCCTCTGCCGCGTCGTCTGGAGCGAGTCAGACGGCCTCCCTGGCGTCATCGTGGACCGTTACGGCGATTACCTCGTCCTACAGACGCTGACCCTCGCCATGGCGCAGCGGCAGGACCTCATCATCCAGGCCCTCGTCCAGATTTTCTCTCCTAAAGGCATCGTCCAGCGCAATGAAGGCGGCGTGCGCAAGGCCGAAGGGCTTGAGCAAATCAAAGGAGCCGTCTTTGGTGAAGCCCCCGCACCCTTCATCGTCCGGCATGAAGGCAGCGCGTTTCATGCGGATCTCATCGAAGGCCAGAAAACCGGCCTCTATCTGGACCAGCTCGATAACTACCAGCACGCCGCCAAACTGGCCAAAGGCCGCCGCGTGCTGGATTGCTTCAGCAACCAGGGCGGATTCGCCCAGGCCTGCGCTTTAGCCGGAGCCGTTGAGGTGACCGCCGTGGACATCAGCGAAAGCGCCACCGAGCAAGCCAAAAAGAACGCCGAAATCTCAGGAGCCAAGGTCAACTTCATCGCCGCCAACTGTTTCGATTTCCTCAAAGCCCAGGAAACCGCCGCTGCCACCTACGACCTCATCATTCTGGATCCGCCCTCCTTCACCAAGACCAAAGCCAAGGTCCAGGACGCCATGCGCGGATACAAAGAGATCCATTTGCGCTCGCTGAAGATGCTCCAGCCCGGCGGTATTCTGGCCACTTTCAGTTGCAGCCACCACGTCAGCAGCGGCGAGTTTCACGCCAGCATCCGGGACGCCGCAGTGGATGCCCGGAAAACCCTCCGCCGCATCGCCGTTTATACCCAGCGACCAGACCACCCCATCCTGGCCACCATTCCGGAGACGGAGTACCTCGTTGGCTATGCCTACGAAGTGATTGCCGCTTGGTAA
- the pssA gene encoding CDP-diacylglycerol--serine O-phosphatidyltransferase produces MLEREPRIYVLPTMMTAGNILSGFVAILQIFKGREGAITEHYYWAIIAILAACLFDVLDGRVARLGGQESPFGRELDSIADIVSFGVAPALLVHDIVLSSIEKPAGLGWLIACAYLVCGAMRLARFNCIAASDDKTNSKHFRGCPIPAAAGVIASLTLLMLWLDEGSKEIGQWKYGLAVLMVLLSWLMMSDLEYPSFKSINWRTRRSPVWVIISIIVVAFAVRNWQWMPSVLFVSYLLYGLVRPWVSRRWRREIEIEYEAADTPDDPIPMETEIPKKDEGSNDPASQI; encoded by the coding sequence ATGCTTGAACGCGAACCTCGCATCTATGTGCTGCCCACGATGATGACGGCCGGGAATATCCTGTCCGGTTTTGTCGCGATTTTGCAGATTTTCAAAGGCCGGGAAGGGGCCATCACGGAACATTATTACTGGGCCATCATCGCCATTTTGGCTGCCTGTCTTTTTGATGTGCTGGATGGTCGGGTGGCCAGGCTGGGCGGGCAGGAGTCCCCGTTTGGACGGGAGCTGGATTCGATTGCGGACATTGTATCCTTTGGTGTGGCCCCGGCGCTGCTGGTGCATGACATTGTGCTTTCCAGCATTGAAAAGCCTGCGGGGCTCGGCTGGCTGATCGCCTGTGCTTACCTGGTCTGCGGAGCCATGCGGCTGGCGCGGTTTAACTGCATCGCCGCCAGTGATGACAAGACCAACAGCAAGCATTTCCGGGGCTGCCCCATCCCGGCGGCGGCGGGCGTCATCGCCTCCCTGACGCTGCTCATGCTCTGGCTGGATGAAGGCAGCAAGGAGATTGGCCAGTGGAAATACGGGCTGGCGGTGCTGATGGTACTGCTGTCCTGGCTGATGATGAGTGATCTGGAATATCCCAGCTTCAAGTCCATCAACTGGCGCACGCGGCGCTCCCCGGTCTGGGTGATCATCTCCATTATCGTGGTGGCCTTTGCGGTGCGGAACTGGCAGTGGATGCCTTCCGTGCTTTTTGTCAGCTATTTGCTCTATGGTTTGGTGCGTCCCTGGGTTTCCCGCCGCTGGCGGCGTGAGATCGAGATCGAGTATGAAGCCGCAGACACGCCTGATGATCCCATCCCCATGGAGACGGAGATCCCCAAAAAGGATGAGGGGTCGAATGATCCGGCCTCCCAAATTTAA